A single genomic interval of Deltaproteobacteria bacterium harbors:
- a CDS encoding phenylacetate-CoA oxygenase subunit PaaI has translation MFTDKVELKDFEKMDPEYQDLLKRVLAIQCDCEIGGPHLYLEDMLPKAPTKLYQLVVARTAAEEVDHYRKMARLAGDIGEDVSYVLSWPNQKRYVEAFRGKITTWEDFAVFGFLIDRVGRFQLEEFEDCSYMPLAEILPTMELEESAHISFGTNLARELAEKGDESKERVQNAVNYWYVKGLDMFGKSESKRSERYRHWGLKRRTNRQQRAEYTAEINALITDMGLEIPDPNEGRLYA, from the coding sequence ATGTTCACCGACAAAGTCGAATTGAAAGACTTCGAAAAGATGGATCCGGAGTACCAGGATCTGTTGAAACGGGTGCTCGCGATCCAGTGCGACTGCGAGATCGGCGGACCCCACCTCTATCTGGAGGACATGCTGCCAAAGGCGCCCACGAAGCTGTACCAGCTCGTGGTGGCGCGCACGGCGGCCGAAGAGGTGGATCACTACCGCAAGATGGCCCGTCTGGCGGGTGACATCGGCGAGGACGTCTCCTATGTGCTGAGCTGGCCGAACCAGAAGCGTTACGTGGAGGCTTTCCGCGGCAAGATCACCACCTGGGAAGACTTCGCCGTCTTCGGCTTCCTGATCGACCGGGTGGGCCGTTTCCAGCTCGAAGAGTTCGAGGACTGCAGCTACATGCCTCTTGCCGAGATCCTTCCCACCATGGAGCTTGAAGAGTCGGCCCACATCTCGTTCGGCACGAACCTGGCGCGAGAGTTGGCCGAGAAGGGCGACGAGTCCAAGGAGCGTGTCCAGAATGCGGTGAACTACTGGTACGTGAAGGGGCTGGACATGTTCGGCAAGTCGGAGTCGAAACGCTCCGAACGCTACCGTCATTGGGGCCTCAAGCGGCGCACCAACCGCCAGCAGCGGGCGGAGTACACCGCCGAGATCAACGCGCTCATCACGGACATGGGGCTGGAGATCCCGGATCCCAACGAAGGCCGGCTCTACGCCTGA
- a CDS encoding electron transfer flavoprotein subunit beta/FixA family protein, which translates to MVCGKIIPASTVTIEIDPATKRMIRKGVAHELDPAAASAVEEALRLMEQVGGTVTLVTMGFNEITIGVRTALAMGATSAVHIFDDALAGSDTLATAKALAAAIGKKPFDLIICGTESSDSYSGIVPGQIARLLGVPPVTFANEMSVEGNTLTVKRQSESGYDVVEADLPALVTVTSGINEPRYPQLKGIMAAKRKEIVQYTAADLGLAAGDVGEAGAREKVLEVGRPAQREAGEVVEDDGDGGKRIAGFLAEAKVL; encoded by the coding sequence GTGGTCTGCGGCAAGATCATTCCCGCCAGCACCGTCACCATCGAGATCGATCCCGCCACGAAGCGGATGATCCGCAAGGGCGTCGCCCACGAGCTGGACCCGGCCGCGGCCAGCGCCGTGGAGGAGGCCCTGCGGCTGATGGAGCAGGTGGGCGGCACGGTCACGCTGGTGACCATGGGGTTCAACGAGATCACCATCGGCGTCCGCACGGCCCTGGCCATGGGCGCCACCTCCGCGGTGCACATCTTCGACGACGCCCTCGCCGGATCGGACACCTTGGCGACCGCCAAGGCCCTGGCCGCGGCCATCGGCAAGAAGCCCTTCGACCTGATCATCTGCGGCACGGAAAGCAGCGACAGCTATTCCGGCATCGTGCCCGGCCAGATCGCGCGACTGCTCGGGGTCCCGCCGGTGACCTTCGCCAACGAGATGAGCGTGGAGGGGAACACCCTCACGGTGAAGCGCCAGAGCGAGTCGGGCTACGACGTGGTGGAGGCCGACCTGCCCGCGCTGGTGACGGTCACCAGCGGCATCAACGAGCCCCGCTACCCGCAGCTCAAGGGCATCATGGCGGCCAAGCGGAAAGAGATCGTGCAGTACACCGCGGCGGACCTGGGACTGGCGGCCGGCGACGTCGGCGAGGCGGGTGCGCGGGAGAAGGTGCTGGAGGTGGGCAGGCCGGCCCAGCGCGAGGCCGGCGAGGTGGTGGAGGACGACGGGGATGGGGGCAAGCGCATCGCCGGTTTCCTGGCCGAGGCCAAGGTCCTTTAG
- a CDS encoding urea carboxylase-associated family protein — MSVNILSSVTVPKNSGRAVTVLKGQCLRVAGRSVVDFVAFNLHDLTERFDQARTKTNQAKLFISTGDQLLSKLNNPLLTIVADTFEEGRHDLQKGMCSRKRFELVAAGLAQRNFIEGVDPNPKRPEDIPTHGCYENLSDAVRPWDIAPVDIPSPFNIFQTMRFDPDTGAIFDTFVRPKDEAQVDFRAEMDCLVAVSACPESGRGQAIRVEIFEEPGE; from the coding sequence ATGTCGGTTAACATACTCAGCAGCGTGACCGTGCCGAAGAACTCGGGACGGGCCGTTACCGTTCTGAAGGGGCAGTGTCTCCGCGTGGCCGGTCGGTCGGTTGTGGACTTCGTGGCCTTCAACCTGCATGACCTCACGGAGCGGTTCGACCAGGCGCGCACCAAGACCAACCAGGCCAAGCTTTTCATCAGCACGGGTGACCAGCTCTTGTCCAAGCTCAACAATCCACTCCTGACCATCGTCGCGGACACGTTCGAGGAGGGGCGGCACGATCTGCAGAAGGGCATGTGCAGCCGCAAGCGCTTCGAGCTGGTGGCGGCGGGACTCGCCCAGCGGAACTTCATCGAAGGGGTGGACCCCAATCCCAAGCGGCCCGAGGACATCCCCACCCACGGGTGCTACGAGAACCTGTCCGATGCGGTGCGCCCGTGGGACATCGCCCCGGTGGACATCCCGAGCCCGTTCAACATCTTCCAGACCATGCGCTTCGACCCGGACACGGGCGCCATCTTCGACACGTTCGTGCGTCCCAAGGACGAGGCCCAAGTGGACTTTCGCGCGGAGATGGACTGCCTGGTGGCGGTCAGCGCCTGCCCGGAATCGGGGCGGGGGCAGGCGATCCGGGTGGAGATCTTCGAAGAGCCGGGCGAGTAG
- the pyrB gene encoding aspartate carbamoyltransferase: protein MYSQQFDRSILDGLFRRADEFRRRMAAPSEKLALTQLHRGKTLFSVFYEPSTRTRMSFGAAAQHLGMSVVATENAREFSSAIKGESIEDTIRVLCEYYPDVIALRHYEIGAAERAARYSSVPIINAGDGAGQHPTQALLDLYTIHQALGAIDGLTVTIGGDLANGRTARSLAYLLAKFDRMRILFVAPDSLRMGADIKEHLQEKGVTFAEESRLEAALPQSDVVYWTRVQKERLDPEAARGEARSQFVIGPAQLELMKPNAVLMHPLPRLTEIPPEVDADPRAWYFRQAGNGMFIRMALLEWIFEGD from the coding sequence CTGTATTCGCAGCAGTTCGACCGCTCGATCCTTGATGGACTGTTTCGCCGCGCGGACGAGTTCCGCCGGCGCATGGCCGCGCCTTCTGAAAAGCTCGCGCTGACCCAGCTCCATCGCGGCAAGACGCTGTTCAGCGTCTTCTACGAACCGTCCACGCGCACGCGCATGTCCTTCGGCGCCGCGGCGCAGCACCTGGGAATGAGCGTCGTGGCCACCGAGAACGCGCGCGAGTTCTCCTCCGCCATCAAGGGCGAGAGCATCGAGGACACCATCCGCGTCCTGTGCGAGTACTACCCGGACGTCATCGCGCTGCGCCACTACGAGATCGGCGCGGCGGAACGCGCCGCCCGGTACAGCTCGGTCCCGATCATCAACGCGGGCGACGGCGCGGGTCAGCACCCCACCCAGGCGCTCCTGGACCTCTACACCATCCACCAGGCCCTGGGCGCCATCGACGGTCTCACCGTGACCATCGGGGGGGACCTGGCCAACGGCCGCACCGCCCGTTCCCTGGCCTACCTCCTGGCCAAGTTCGACCGGATGCGCATCCTCTTCGTCGCGCCGGACTCCCTGCGCATGGGCGCCGACATCAAGGAACACCTCCAGGAGAAGGGCGTGACCTTCGCCGAGGAATCACGCCTGGAAGCGGCGTTGCCGCAAAGCGACGTGGTATACTGGACGCGGGTCCAGAAGGAGCGCCTGGACCCGGAGGCGGCCCGCGGTGAAGCACGCTCGCAATTTGTCATCGGCCCGGCGCAACTCGAACTCATGAAGCCCAACGCCGTGCTCATGCACCCGCTGCCGCGCCTCACGGAGATTCCACCCGAAGTGGACGCCGACCCGCGCGCCTGGTACTTCCGGCAGGCCGGCAACGGCATGTTCATCCGGATGGCGCTGCTGGAGTGGATCTTTGAAGGCGACTGA
- a CDS encoding electron transfer flavoprotein subunit alpha/FixB family protein, protein MSDVIWVYGEVVDDAVTSTTLEMVTKAAAVGTAEAILLGPAPDNAVELLGEHGASKVYRSPDPVFRDYLTLPAATVVESLIRRHKPAMVLFASSYGGRDVAAALSASLDCGAITDVADFTLTDGAVEAKIPALGASYWNTATLAHDDVKLLLVRPKSFDPAPNPKTPVVEEVAAPSDAELCKVRLKEKVVAKAEGPQLDGAKVVVAGGRGLAGAENFDMLRELAELLDGAVGATRAVVDSGWVPYSLQIGQTGKTVKPELYIACGISGAVQHLAGMKDSKLIVAVNKDAEAPIFQMCDFGIVGDVFKVVPQLIEEIKARR, encoded by the coding sequence ATGTCTGACGTGATTTGGGTCTATGGCGAGGTGGTGGACGACGCCGTCACCTCGACGACGCTGGAAATGGTGACCAAGGCGGCCGCCGTGGGCACCGCCGAGGCGATCCTGCTGGGTCCGGCGCCGGACAACGCGGTGGAACTGCTGGGCGAGCACGGCGCGAGCAAGGTCTACCGCTCCCCCGACCCGGTGTTCCGCGACTACCTGACCCTGCCCGCCGCCACCGTGGTGGAATCCCTGATCCGGCGGCACAAGCCCGCCATGGTGCTGTTCGCGTCGAGCTACGGCGGCCGCGACGTGGCCGCGGCCCTGAGCGCCAGCCTCGACTGCGGCGCCATTACCGACGTGGCGGACTTCACCCTGACCGACGGCGCGGTGGAGGCCAAGATCCCCGCCCTGGGCGCCAGCTACTGGAACACCGCCACGCTGGCGCACGACGACGTCAAGCTCCTGCTGGTGCGTCCCAAGTCCTTCGATCCCGCCCCGAACCCCAAGACCCCGGTGGTGGAAGAGGTGGCCGCGCCGAGCGACGCCGAGCTGTGCAAGGTCCGGCTCAAGGAAAAGGTCGTCGCCAAGGCCGAAGGGCCGCAACTCGACGGCGCCAAGGTCGTCGTCGCCGGCGGCCGCGGGCTCGCGGGGGCCGAGAACTTCGACATGCTGCGGGAGCTGGCGGAGCTGCTGGACGGGGCCGTGGGCGCCACCCGCGCCGTGGTGGACTCAGGCTGGGTCCCCTACTCCCTTCAGATCGGACAGACCGGCAAGACCGTCAAGCCGGAGCTTTACATCGCCTGCGGCATCTCCGGCGCGGTGCAGCATCTCGCCGGCATGAAGGACTCCAAGCTCATCGTCGCCGTCAACAAGGACGCCGAAGCCCCCATCTTCCAGATGTGCGACTTCGGTATCGTGGGAGACGTCTTCAAGGTCGTGCCGCAGTTGATCGAGGAGATCAAGGCACGCCGATAG
- a CDS encoding quinone-dependent dihydroorotate dehydrogenase, translating into MLYEKLLAPLLFRIDAETAHNGALSLLRQANARPWLQSVLAGRDPPPDPRLEQTLCGMRFRNPIGLAAGFDKNGIAASALAALGFGFITVGSVTPGRGQPGNPRPRLFRDVPHRALWNRLGFNNRGAETLAEVLEAQPRPPVPLGISLGKARETPLDDAYKDYACSLETLYPYADFFEICISSPNTRNLRELQEGSRLEKLLGGLVKKAAELARAGGMARRKPIWPKFAPDMPPILRDIALAMCRQLLDPETDAVIIGNTTIDPAFNPDPSKGGYSGPPLFPKALDQVRGATAALAGRLTLVGNGGIFNGHDAYTMMKAGGCALVQVHSAFPYRGPRVARGLVEELLNCMDQHGVRHVSEIA; encoded by the coding sequence ATGCTTTACGAGAAGCTGCTCGCGCCCCTGCTGTTCCGGATCGATGCCGAGACCGCGCACAATGGGGCGTTGAGCCTCCTGCGGCAAGCCAACGCGCGGCCGTGGCTGCAATCCGTGCTGGCCGGCCGCGACCCCCCGCCCGACCCCCGCCTCGAGCAGACCCTGTGCGGCATGCGTTTCCGCAACCCCATCGGCCTGGCCGCGGGGTTCGACAAGAACGGCATCGCCGCGTCCGCGCTGGCGGCCCTGGGCTTCGGCTTCATTACCGTGGGCTCCGTCACCCCCGGCCGCGGCCAACCCGGCAATCCGCGGCCGCGCCTGTTCCGCGACGTCCCCCACCGCGCGCTGTGGAACCGTCTCGGGTTCAACAACCGCGGCGCGGAGACCCTGGCGGAAGTGCTGGAAGCCCAGCCGCGCCCGCCCGTGCCCCTGGGCATCAGCCTCGGCAAGGCTCGGGAAACGCCCCTCGACGACGCCTACAAGGACTACGCTTGTTCCCTGGAAACGCTGTATCCGTACGCGGACTTCTTCGAAATCTGCATCAGCTCGCCCAACACCCGGAATCTGCGGGAACTGCAGGAAGGCAGCCGGTTGGAAAAGCTGCTGGGCGGCCTGGTGAAGAAAGCCGCCGAGCTGGCACGGGCCGGCGGCATGGCGCGGCGAAAGCCGATCTGGCCCAAGTTCGCCCCGGACATGCCGCCCATCCTCCGCGACATCGCGTTGGCCATGTGCCGGCAGTTGCTGGATCCCGAAACCGATGCCGTCATCATCGGCAACACCACCATCGACCCCGCCTTCAACCCGGATCCGTCCAAGGGCGGCTACAGCGGCCCCCCGCTCTTCCCCAAGGCCCTGGACCAGGTCCGCGGCGCCACCGCCGCCCTCGCCGGCCGCCTCACCCTCGTGGGCAACGGCGGCATCTTCAACGGCCACGACGCCTACACCATGATGAAGGCGGGCGGCTGCGCCCTCGTCCAGGTCCACAGCGCCTTCCCCTACCGCGGCCCAAGGGTCGCCCGCGGCCTGGTGGAAGAGCTGCTGAACTGCATGGACCAGCATGGTGTGCGGCACGTCTCAGAGATCGCGTGA
- a CDS encoding M20/M25/M40 family metallo-hydrolase: MDAREAFLIAGKHVDDAELDALFGALLRVPSVHTELMEADPAVKAFAADVVAPSLEGLTGVAPRVDGMGNLLWRCGGPGSDAAEGLLFMGYAMTYPAGSMPEAFSAKVVPGEDYGLSGPCLWGRGGCEQKAALAAMMAGAAAVCRSGLALARPLSLAVSLAGETGRHHAARHMLEEDGLTARYGIVGLGTTNRVCLGNKGRIDVDVVVRGKSCHSSTPWAGVNAVDGARAVLERLDGLVDGIAHPELGPASLVATHIESGPDILHTIQDHCRLTLDRRLMPGEEPGEALAAISRALADMEPWRVEVTQGNFMYPADVPASSEVAGALEAARGQAGEAGPPLYFPAALDAGYLNEKGIETVMFGPGDLAFAHTDAEVVPLGQVRRAARVYAAAALQLLA, encoded by the coding sequence ATGGACGCACGGGAAGCCTTTCTCATTGCCGGTAAGCACGTCGACGATGCGGAATTGGATGCGCTGTTCGGCGCGCTGCTCCGGGTCCCGTCGGTGCACACCGAACTCATGGAGGCGGACCCGGCGGTGAAGGCGTTTGCCGCCGACGTGGTGGCGCCCAGTCTCGAAGGGCTCACGGGCGTGGCGCCAAGGGTCGACGGCATGGGCAACCTGCTGTGGCGGTGCGGCGGCCCGGGCTCCGATGCGGCGGAAGGCTTGCTCTTTATGGGCTACGCCATGACCTACCCGGCGGGGTCGATGCCCGAGGCGTTCTCCGCGAAGGTCGTTCCGGGCGAGGACTACGGGCTCTCGGGGCCGTGTCTTTGGGGCCGGGGCGGCTGCGAGCAGAAGGCCGCCCTGGCGGCCATGATGGCGGGTGCGGCCGCGGTATGCCGGTCGGGCCTGGCGCTGGCGCGGCCGCTGTCGCTGGCGGTGAGCCTGGCCGGGGAGACCGGGCGGCACCACGCGGCCCGGCACATGCTGGAGGAGGACGGGCTTACGGCCCGTTACGGCATCGTCGGCTTGGGCACCACCAACCGGGTCTGCCTGGGCAACAAGGGCCGCATCGACGTGGACGTGGTGGTGCGCGGCAAGTCCTGCCACAGCAGCACGCCGTGGGCGGGAGTCAACGCGGTGGACGGCGCGCGCGCCGTGCTGGAGCGGCTGGACGGACTGGTGGACGGCATCGCCCATCCGGAGCTGGGTCCGGCGAGTCTGGTGGCCACCCACATCGAGAGCGGTCCCGACATCCTCCACACCATCCAGGACCACTGCCGGCTGACGCTGGACCGGCGGCTCATGCCGGGCGAGGAGCCTGGGGAGGCGTTGGCCGCCATCTCGCGGGCGCTGGCGGACATGGAGCCCTGGCGGGTGGAGGTGACGCAGGGGAACTTCATGTATCCGGCGGATGTGCCGGCAAGCAGCGAGGTGGCCGGGGCGTTGGAGGCGGCGCGCGGGCAGGCGGGAGAGGCCGGGCCGCCGCTTTACTTCCCGGCGGCGCTGGACGCGGGCTACCTGAACGAGAAGGGCATCGAGACCGTCATGTTCGGCCCGGGCGACCTGGCCTTCGCCCACACGGACGCCGAGGTGGTGCCGCTGGGGCAGGTGCGCCGGGCCGCGCGGGTCTACGCCGCGGCGGCGCTGCAACTGCTGGCGTGA